A genomic segment from Candidatus Brocadia sinica JPN1 encodes:
- a CDS encoding HypC/HybG/HupF family hydrogenase formation chaperone: protein MKLIKNNGITGVAELGSLQKEIGLQLLEDVKVGDYVIVHAGYAIQKLDEKEAAVTIALLESFLQE from the coding sequence ATGAAACTTATTAAAAATAATGGCATCACCGGTGTGGCCGAACTTGGCAGTCTGCAGAAGGAGATCGGGCTTCAGCTTTTAGAAGATGTAAAGGTTGGTGATTATGTGATCGTCCATGCAGGTTATGCCATTCAAAAATTAGATGAAAAAGAGGCGGCTGTGACAATCGCATTGCTTGAAAGTTTTTTGCAAGAATGA
- a CDS encoding efflux RND transporter permease subunit — protein sequence MFRKILHRPIFSVVISLVIVFMGGLAITQLPISQFPEIAPTTVNIFIAYPGSNADVLVKSTLIPLETAINGVQGMRYIASDATSAGEATIRVIFEPGTDPNEAVIRVKTRVDQVMPNLPLLVQMEGVIITPIQPSMLMYVNLYSKDKNTDEKFLYNYAYTKMIPEIQRINGIAMAQILGSRKYAMRIWLKPDRMRAYNISAEEVMEAMAEQSIIGRPGRLGQSSGIHAQSVEYVLTYQERYNKPEQYENIIIRANEKGEILYLKDIAKVELGSEFFDIYSNLDGHPAASIVLKQTVGSNANDVIKQVKAKLEKLKAEFPPGMDYKISYDVSQFLGASIEQVMHTLRDAFILVALVVFIFLGDWRSTLIPTLAVPVSLIGAFFFMQLFGLSINLVTLFALVLAIGIVVDNAIVVVEAVHAKMEGGNLSPYNATKQVMGEISGAIIAITLVMTAVFIPVAFMSGPVGVFYRQFSITMATSIVISGIVALTLTPVLCAIILKNTHGKPRKKSPIKWLLGYFNRWFEKLTGRYVGLLKLIVSRRLVTFVILLAFGIGIFLENKVVPAGFVPGEDQGTIYAIIQTPPGSTLELTNQVAQELQKICEEIDGVESVVSLAGYEIMTEGRGSNAGTCLINLKDWSERKQSVREIIEELEEKTKDLGAIIEFFEPPPVPGFGSSGGFSLRLLDKTNSTDYHEFEKINNEFMDALRKRKELSGLFTFYAANYPQYELEIDNKIAMQKGVSIGKAMENLNILIGSTYEQGFIRFGRFFKVYTQSVPESRRFPSDIKNLYVKSEHGEMVPYSAFMKIKKTQGPNEITRYNLYNSAAIRGFPARGYTTGDAIQVIRKVAEETLPTGYDTAWEGLSFDEAARGNEAVYIFIIVLIFIYLVLAAQYESFVLPLAVILSLPIGVFGSFLLLKLMGLANDVYAQVGMIMLVGLLAKNAVLIVEFAVQNHRQGATILDAAIEGARVRFRPILMTSFAFCAGLVPLVISTGPGAIGNRTIGSSSLGGMLIGTIFGVIIIPGLYYLFGKLIEGQQLIRDEYDEPLSEEYVHTRES from the coding sequence ATGTTCAGAAAAATTCTTCATAGGCCCATCTTCTCAGTTGTCATATCGCTCGTCATTGTTTTCATGGGTGGACTGGCCATAACACAGCTACCTATATCGCAGTTTCCGGAAATTGCCCCCACAACGGTAAATATTTTTATCGCTTATCCGGGCTCCAATGCCGATGTGTTGGTTAAGTCCACCCTTATTCCGTTGGAAACAGCTATCAACGGTGTTCAGGGCATGAGGTACATAGCATCTGACGCTACCAGTGCCGGAGAGGCTACCATACGGGTAATATTTGAACCCGGTACTGATCCTAATGAAGCGGTTATAAGAGTGAAAACAAGGGTGGATCAGGTGATGCCCAATCTTCCCCTGCTGGTTCAAATGGAAGGAGTTATCATCACACCGATACAACCCAGCATGCTGATGTATGTGAACCTATACAGTAAAGATAAAAATACCGATGAAAAATTCCTTTACAATTACGCCTATACCAAAATGATACCGGAAATACAGCGAATTAACGGTATAGCGATGGCGCAAATACTGGGGAGCCGAAAATATGCCATGCGCATCTGGTTGAAACCCGATCGGATGCGGGCATATAACATCTCGGCAGAAGAAGTGATGGAGGCAATGGCGGAGCAAAGCATCATAGGCAGGCCTGGAAGATTAGGGCAAAGTTCAGGAATACATGCACAATCGGTGGAATATGTGCTGACATACCAGGAAAGGTATAATAAGCCGGAACAATATGAGAATATTATCATTCGTGCCAATGAAAAAGGCGAAATACTCTACCTGAAGGATATAGCCAAGGTAGAGCTGGGAAGCGAATTTTTTGACATCTATTCCAATCTTGACGGTCATCCTGCGGCATCCATTGTTTTAAAACAAACAGTCGGCAGTAATGCCAATGATGTAATTAAGCAGGTAAAGGCCAAACTGGAAAAATTAAAAGCGGAGTTCCCACCGGGAATGGATTATAAGATCAGTTATGATGTATCGCAATTTTTGGGCGCCTCTATTGAACAAGTGATGCATACTTTACGAGACGCATTTATATTGGTAGCTTTAGTCGTATTTATCTTTCTTGGCGATTGGCGCTCCACGTTAATTCCAACACTGGCCGTTCCGGTATCCCTGATCGGCGCCTTCTTTTTCATGCAGCTTTTCGGACTTTCCATCAACCTGGTCACCTTATTTGCCCTTGTGCTGGCCATTGGTATTGTAGTGGACAATGCCATTGTGGTGGTAGAGGCCGTACATGCCAAAATGGAAGGAGGAAACCTGTCGCCATACAATGCCACCAAACAAGTGATGGGTGAAATCAGTGGCGCCATTATTGCCATTACACTGGTGATGACGGCGGTATTTATCCCTGTTGCATTCATGTCTGGCCCGGTAGGTGTATTCTACCGGCAGTTCTCCATTACGATGGCCACTTCCATTGTTATTTCGGGTATTGTTGCACTTACGCTTACACCGGTGCTGTGTGCCATCATATTGAAGAATACGCACGGCAAACCGAGAAAGAAATCACCGATCAAGTGGTTGCTCGGCTATTTTAACAGGTGGTTTGAAAAGCTGACAGGAAGATATGTCGGATTGCTAAAATTAATAGTAAGCAGAAGATTGGTCACTTTCGTGATATTGCTGGCATTTGGTATAGGGATATTCCTGGAAAATAAAGTTGTTCCGGCAGGGTTTGTTCCCGGTGAAGACCAGGGGACAATCTATGCCATTATACAAACCCCTCCGGGATCCACTCTGGAATTAACCAATCAGGTAGCCCAGGAACTGCAAAAAATTTGTGAAGAAATTGATGGTGTTGAATCGGTTGTTTCATTGGCCGGTTATGAGATCATGACAGAAGGACGAGGCTCTAATGCGGGGACTTGCCTTATCAACCTGAAGGACTGGTCGGAGCGTAAACAATCGGTTCGTGAGATCATAGAGGAATTGGAAGAAAAAACGAAGGATCTTGGAGCCATCATAGAGTTTTTTGAACCACCTCCTGTGCCGGGATTTGGTTCTTCTGGCGGTTTTTCCCTGCGCTTGCTCGATAAAACCAATTCTACGGATTACCATGAATTTGAAAAAATAAATAACGAATTCATGGACGCCTTGCGCAAGCGAAAAGAGCTGTCCGGCTTATTTACCTTTTATGCGGCCAATTATCCTCAATATGAGTTGGAGATAGATAACAAAATTGCTATGCAAAAAGGAGTGTCTATCGGAAAAGCAATGGAAAACCTCAACATTTTGATAGGGAGTACTTATGAGCAAGGGTTTATTCGATTTGGCCGTTTTTTCAAAGTTTACACACAGTCAGTTCCGGAAAGCCGGAGGTTCCCATCGGATATTAAGAACCTGTATGTAAAAAGTGAACATGGTGAGATGGTGCCTTATTCAGCATTTATGAAGATTAAAAAAACACAGGGCCCCAATGAAATTACCCGTTACAACTTATACAATTCGGCAGCCATCAGGGGATTTCCCGCACGGGGGTACACCACTGGCGATGCCATACAAGTAATACGGAAGGTAGCTGAGGAAACTTTGCCCACGGGGTATGACACCGCCTGGGAAGGCCTTTCGTTTGATGAAGCCGCACGGGGAAATGAAGCGGTTTATATCTTTATTATCGTGCTCATTTTTATCTATTTGGTGCTTGCTGCACAGTACGAGAGCTTCGTCTTGCCTTTAGCAGTAATCCTTTCCCTGCCAATCGGAGTATTTGGTTCGTTTTTACTGCTCAAGCTCATGGGATTGGCCAACGACGTTTATGCCCAGGTGGGAATGATCATGTTGGTCGGCTTGCTGGCTAAGAATGCTGTGCTGATCGTGGAATTTGCCGTTCAGAACCATCGGCAGGGAGCGACCATACTTGATGCCGCCATAGAAGGCGCCAGGGTGCGTTTCCGGCCGATCCTGATGACTTCCTTTGCCTTTTGTGCGGGACTGGTACCCCTGGTTATCTCCACCGGTCCTGGTGCCATTGGTAATCGTACCATAGGTTCATCCTCTCTTGGGGGTATGCTCATTGGAACCATTTTCGGGGTAATCATTATTCCCGGATTGTATTACCTGTTCGGTAAACTCATAGAAGGCCAGCAACTCATAAGGGATGAATATGACGAACCCCTGTCCGAAGAATATGTACATACAAGAGAAAGTTAA
- the hypF gene encoding carbamoyltransferase HypF produces MLKRMQISARGLVQGVGFRPFIYNLATKFSLAGFVQNDTNGVFIDVEGRNESIKEFLDHLIKSPPPHVIIEDIRYRSFPPRGYKEFVIEESAIKEGDTTIVSADISICQDCFNEIHNPTDRRYRYPFINCTNCGPRFTIIKDTPYDRANTTMSSFPMCPDCSKEYYDPQNRRFHAQPNACPVCGPQLTLYSSEGLKVHTRDPLSTVCNLLKGGKIVAVKGVGGYHLACDAMNSTTVSLLRKRKNRDDKPLAVMMENIGTIRQFCHVNGKEEALLLSAQKPIVLLRKTSRCTLSPEVAPEHKYLGVMLPYTPLHYLLLKESGLSLVMTSGNMSDEPIVYNDSNAFARLKGIADYFLTHDREIFIRCDDSVVRVNEDKETIIRRSRGYAPFPLRLQYTFTRPTLACGAFLKNTFCLARRNHAFLSHHIGDLENTETLNSFELSIEHYKELFSIEPEIVAYDLHPEYLSTKYALTQNDKILKIGIQHHHAHIVSCMAENGINNKVIGVAFDGLGYGDDGNFWGGEFLVADFSGYDRAGHLDYVPMPGGEQAIKEPWRMAVSYLYQIYGDNIPLIPHTSPLLSAEKTDGELNRAKIEILLKMLLHRINSPLTSSMGRLFDGVASILGLHHSVSYEGQAAIKLELIADEYETGSYPFDIDVIAGARCNMPLHIVHWGQIIKHIVNDLKSKTANSVISAKFHNTIANMTLQVCTILRNSLGLNDVVLSGGVFQNNFLSSRLIRKLSSNDFKVYFPQKIPCNDGGISLGQAVIASERCRICA; encoded by the coding sequence ATGCTGAAAAGAATGCAAATCTCTGCCAGGGGTCTTGTTCAGGGGGTGGGGTTCCGCCCTTTTATCTATAATCTTGCCACAAAATTTTCCTTAGCTGGTTTTGTACAAAATGACACGAACGGAGTTTTCATAGATGTCGAAGGTCGTAATGAATCTATAAAAGAATTTCTTGACCACCTTATTAAATCACCCCCTCCCCACGTTATTATTGAAGACATCCGCTATAGGTCATTTCCTCCCAGAGGTTACAAGGAATTTGTCATCGAAGAAAGCGCTATTAAAGAAGGCGATACTACGATAGTTTCTGCCGATATTTCGATCTGCCAGGATTGTTTCAATGAAATACATAACCCAACAGACAGGCGTTATCGTTACCCCTTTATTAACTGCACCAATTGCGGCCCTCGTTTTACTATTATAAAAGATACTCCTTATGACAGGGCCAATACAACAATGTCAAGTTTTCCTATGTGCCCGGATTGCAGCAAGGAATATTATGATCCCCAAAATAGAAGGTTCCATGCCCAGCCCAACGCCTGCCCTGTTTGTGGTCCTCAGCTAACACTATATAGCAGCGAAGGCTTAAAAGTTCATACACGCGATCCCCTTTCCACCGTTTGCAATCTTCTGAAAGGGGGAAAGATCGTTGCTGTAAAAGGGGTTGGGGGATACCATCTTGCCTGTGATGCAATGAATAGCACGACCGTCTCTCTGCTGAGGAAAAGAAAGAACAGGGATGATAAACCACTTGCCGTAATGATGGAAAACATCGGGACTATAAGGCAGTTTTGCCACGTGAATGGCAAGGAAGAAGCTCTCTTATTATCGGCACAAAAACCTATCGTGTTGCTGAGAAAAACGAGTCGTTGTACCCTTTCCCCGGAAGTTGCCCCGGAGCATAAATATCTTGGTGTAATGTTGCCTTATACCCCCCTTCACTATCTGCTCCTGAAAGAATCAGGACTCTCTCTCGTGATGACGAGTGGCAACATGAGCGATGAGCCAATTGTTTATAATGATTCAAACGCCTTCGCAAGGCTCAAAGGCATTGCAGACTATTTCCTCACACATGATCGTGAAATCTTTATAAGATGTGACGATTCGGTTGTAAGGGTAAACGAGGACAAAGAAACGATCATCCGCAGGTCGAGAGGCTATGCACCATTTCCACTAAGACTGCAATACACTTTTACAAGACCTACCCTTGCCTGCGGGGCATTTCTTAAGAATACCTTTTGCCTGGCGCGCAGGAATCATGCTTTTTTGAGTCATCATATAGGAGACCTCGAAAATACGGAAACCTTAAACTCTTTTGAGTTAAGTATCGAACATTACAAAGAGCTTTTTTCCATAGAGCCTGAGATAGTCGCATACGACCTTCATCCGGAATACCTTTCCACTAAATACGCCCTTACTCAGAACGACAAGATTTTAAAGATAGGAATTCAACACCACCATGCCCATATTGTAAGCTGTATGGCTGAGAATGGAATTAATAACAAAGTAATCGGCGTGGCATTTGATGGATTAGGGTATGGGGATGATGGTAATTTCTGGGGAGGAGAGTTTCTTGTTGCAGACTTTTCAGGCTATGACCGGGCAGGCCATCTCGATTATGTACCCATGCCTGGGGGAGAACAGGCAATCAAAGAACCGTGGCGTATGGCTGTTTCATATCTCTATCAGATTTATGGTGACAATATTCCTTTGATCCCTCACACAAGTCCCCTCTTGTCGGCAGAAAAAACAGATGGGGAATTAAACCGAGCAAAAATAGAAATACTCTTAAAAATGTTATTACACCGTATTAATTCACCGTTAACATCAAGCATGGGAAGGCTATTTGATGGTGTGGCTTCAATACTTGGTTTGCACCACTCCGTTAGCTACGAGGGTCAGGCTGCAATAAAACTCGAATTAATCGCGGACGAATATGAAACTGGAAGCTACCCGTTTGATATTGATGTCATTGCAGGGGCACGCTGTAACATGCCCTTACATATCGTTCATTGGGGGCAAATTATTAAACATATAGTAAATGATCTGAAATCTAAGACTGCAAATTCGGTAATTTCTGCAAAATTTCACAATACCATAGCAAATATGACACTTCAGGTATGCACAATACTCCGTAACAGTTTGGGTTTAAACGACGTTGTTCTGTCGGGTGGAGTATTCCAAAACAATTTTCTTTCCAGCCGGCTTATCCGGAAACTCAGTTCAAACGATTTCAAGGTGTATTTTCCTCAAAAAATTCCATGCAACGATGGAGGTATCTCATTAGGACAGGCAGTTATTGCCAGCGAAAGATGTAGAATATGTGCTTAG
- a CDS encoding efflux RND transporter periplasmic adaptor subunit — MTRMLILVSLIALLCHTGCDETVHGEHKKEEVKFQVTSPARKGTSITREYVCQIHAIQHIELRALERGYLKKIFVDEGQLVKKGQLMFQIMPIIYHAELKKAQAEAKAAEIEYLNTKSLADDNVVSPNELAMAKARFDKAKAEQELARAHLMFTEIRAPFDGLMGRFQVRLGSLLEEGELLTTLSDNSEMWAYFNVPEAEYLDYKTRIKNDSPIQVKLQMANNQIFEYPGVVTTIEADFNNETGNIAFRATFHNPERLLRHGETGNILMTEPLINALLIPQKATFEIMDKKYVFVIDENNVVRTRQIIVGEEMPHLFVVKEGLTENDKILLEGLRKVRDKDEITYEFLDPDSVMSHLELYAE, encoded by the coding sequence ATGACAAGAATGCTCATACTCGTAAGCCTGATTGCTTTGTTATGCCATACAGGCTGTGATGAAACAGTACACGGAGAACATAAAAAAGAGGAAGTCAAATTTCAGGTTACCAGCCCGGCGAGAAAAGGCACTTCCATCACCAGGGAGTACGTATGTCAAATCCATGCCATACAACATATTGAACTAAGAGCACTCGAAAGAGGCTACTTAAAGAAGATTTTTGTGGATGAAGGGCAGTTGGTAAAGAAAGGGCAGCTTATGTTCCAGATCATGCCCATCATATACCATGCCGAATTGAAGAAAGCACAGGCCGAAGCAAAGGCGGCAGAAATTGAATACTTAAATACAAAGTCGCTTGCGGACGACAATGTAGTATCTCCTAATGAATTGGCAATGGCTAAGGCCAGATTCGATAAAGCAAAGGCTGAACAGGAATTGGCTCGGGCACACTTAATGTTTACGGAGATCAGAGCCCCCTTTGATGGTTTGATGGGTCGCTTCCAGGTAAGGCTTGGAAGTCTTTTGGAAGAAGGCGAACTGCTTACCACCTTGTCAGACAACAGTGAAATGTGGGCGTATTTCAACGTGCCGGAAGCGGAATATTTAGATTACAAAACAAGGATAAAAAACGACAGCCCGATACAAGTAAAGTTACAAATGGCAAATAATCAGATTTTTGAATACCCCGGAGTAGTTACCACCATTGAAGCCGATTTTAACAACGAAACAGGCAATATTGCTTTCAGGGCAACATTCCACAATCCGGAACGGCTGTTAAGGCATGGAGAAACAGGTAATATCCTAATGACCGAACCGCTCATAAATGCACTGCTGATCCCGCAGAAAGCCACTTTTGAGATCATGGACAAGAAATATGTTTTTGTGATAGATGAAAACAATGTAGTAAGAACAAGGCAAATTATCGTAGGAGAGGAAATGCCACACCTATTTGTAGTAAAAGAAGGTTTGACTGAAAACGACAAGATACTTTTAGAAGGCTTGCGCAAAGTAAGAGATAAGGATGAAATAACCTATGAATTTCTGGATCCCGATTCGGTAATGTCACATCTGGAATTATATGCAGAATAA
- the cysC gene encoding adenylyl-sulfate kinase gives MTVQKATNIKWHHGKITKDDRFKLMKQKGVTIWLTGLSGSGKSTIAVELEHALLENKHLAYILDGDNIRHGLNKNLGFSPEDRTENIRRIGEVAKLFTDANMITITAFISPYRQDRDNVRKLLKDGEFVEIYVKCPLEVCEQRDTKGLYKKARAGEVKEFTGISAPYEEPLNPELMIDTSKMTVEESTRTVLNYLEGKGYVKF, from the coding sequence ATGACAGTACAAAAAGCTACCAATATCAAATGGCATCATGGCAAGATTACCAAAGACGACAGATTCAAACTCATGAAACAAAAAGGGGTAACCATATGGCTTACAGGCCTGTCAGGTTCGGGAAAGTCAACCATTGCCGTTGAGCTTGAGCATGCCCTCCTTGAAAATAAACATCTGGCGTACATACTCGATGGTGACAATATTCGTCACGGTCTCAATAAAAATCTTGGTTTCTCACCCGAAGACCGTACGGAAAATATTCGGCGCATTGGCGAGGTGGCCAAGCTGTTTACGGATGCAAATATGATAACCATAACGGCCTTTATATCGCCATACAGACAGGACAGGGACAATGTCAGGAAACTCCTGAAAGATGGGGAATTTGTAGAGATTTATGTAAAATGCCCCCTTGAGGTCTGTGAACAGCGTGATACAAAAGGGCTTTACAAAAAGGCACGCGCAGGCGAAGTCAAGGAATTTACCGGCATATCAGCGCCGTATGAAGAGCCCTTGAATCCTGAGTTGATGATCGACACCTCAAAGATGACCGTTGAAGAATCAACGCGGACAGTATTAAATTATCTTGAGGGAAAGGGGTATGTGAAGTTTTGA
- a CDS encoding tellurite resistance/C4-dicarboxylate transporter family protein, whose amino-acid sequence MVLVDTYSLLRNGLKESVKDLSPAYFAMVMATGIISIAAHLLGMRFVAFALFWLNIIVYLILWFLNVLRVIWFRRQFFSDMVDHKRGPGFFTSIAGSCVLGSQFVLISGNYRIAIFLWILGIVLWIALTYTIFTALTIKENKPLLDEGITGAWLLAVVSTQSIAVLSALIASHWEQPYKREVNFFALSMWLWGGMLYIWMISLIFYRYTFFRFSPGDLTPPYWINMGAMAISTLAGSLLIINAPDAPFLRSLLPFLKGFTVFFWATGTWWIPMLFILAAWRYVYKRFPLRYDPLYWGAIFPLGMYTACTFQMARAMDLEFLHVIPRCFVYIALSAWLTAFSGLVYLLVERLIAFVCKSEGE is encoded by the coding sequence ATGGTTCTTGTTGACACTTATTCACTTCTCAGGAATGGCCTGAAAGAGAGTGTAAAGGATTTGTCCCCGGCCTATTTTGCAATGGTTATGGCCACGGGTATTATTTCCATCGCAGCCCACTTGTTAGGAATGCGATTTGTCGCTTTTGCCCTGTTCTGGCTGAATATCATCGTTTATTTGATCTTATGGTTCTTGAATGTGTTGCGAGTCATTTGGTTCAGGAGACAGTTCTTCAGCGATATGGTCGACCATAAACGTGGGCCTGGTTTCTTCACGTCCATTGCCGGATCCTGCGTTCTCGGCAGCCAGTTCGTGTTGATCTCAGGAAACTACCGCATAGCAATATTTTTATGGATTCTGGGAATCGTCCTCTGGATAGCTCTGACCTACACCATTTTTACTGCACTTACCATTAAGGAAAATAAGCCGCTTCTGGATGAGGGCATTACCGGTGCGTGGCTGCTTGCTGTCGTTTCCACCCAGTCGATCGCTGTCCTGAGCGCCCTCATAGCATCACACTGGGAACAACCGTATAAGCGTGAGGTAAATTTCTTTGCCCTGTCCATGTGGTTGTGGGGCGGCATGCTCTACATCTGGATGATTTCCCTCATTTTCTACCGTTACACGTTCTTCAGGTTTTCTCCCGGTGACCTGACGCCACCTTACTGGATCAACATGGGTGCGATGGCCATCTCCACACTTGCCGGTTCTCTGTTGATTATCAACGCTCCTGACGCTCCATTCCTTCGGTCACTGCTCCCCTTTCTGAAGGGTTTTACGGTGTTTTTTTGGGCGACCGGGACGTGGTGGATCCCCATGCTTTTTATTCTGGCCGCCTGGAGGTATGTCTACAAACGATTTCCGTTGCGGTACGACCCCTTATATTGGGGAGCGATCTTTCCTCTGGGCATGTATACCGCTTGCACATTTCAGATGGCCCGGGCGATGGATCTTGAATTTCTGCACGTGATTCCACGCTGCTTTGTATACATAGCGCTATCGGCCTGGCTGACCGCCTTCTCCGGACTGGTTTACTTGCTTGTGGAACGCCTAATCGCTTTTGTATGTAAATCTGAAGGGGAGTAA
- a CDS encoding TolC family protein, translating into MKRNNILSYLRIFCISLVFEGCAPALLQKTANNNVPESYNNAQDTTNTAQISWMKFFTDTNLIALVDTALQNNQELNITLQEIVIAENEVQAKKGEYLPFVNLKVGAGAEKVGEFTRDGAVEKNLDIKPGKEFPEPLPDYLISANVSWEVDIWKKLRNAKKAAALRYLSTIEGKNFMVTKLIAEIASSYYELMALDNLLATVKKYIEIQKNALGIVKLQKQAAKATELAVRKFEAEVLKNQSYQYNIEQKITETENRINFLVGRFPQPIQRNSQGYNGLVPDTMHTGLPSQLLTNRPDIKQAELELAAAKLDVKVARARFYPSLDIIAGVGYEAFDPKFLIRTPESMLYNLAGELSVPLINRRAIKSAYYNANAKQIQAVYNYERTVLNAYIEVVNKLSKVSNLGKTYDRKEKQVQALTQSITIANKLFKSARADYLEVLMTQRDALEAKMELIETKAQQMFAMVNIYQALGGGWK; encoded by the coding sequence ATGAAAAGAAATAACATATTAAGCTATCTAAGGATATTCTGTATTTCGCTGGTATTCGAAGGCTGTGCGCCTGCGTTGTTACAGAAAACAGCAAATAACAACGTTCCGGAAAGTTATAATAATGCACAGGATACAACCAATACGGCACAGATTAGTTGGATGAAATTTTTCACCGATACCAATCTTATAGCCCTGGTTGATACCGCACTGCAAAACAACCAGGAACTGAATATCACTTTGCAGGAAATTGTCATTGCCGAAAATGAAGTACAAGCCAAAAAAGGAGAATATCTGCCTTTTGTAAATCTTAAGGTGGGAGCCGGGGCTGAAAAGGTGGGCGAGTTTACCAGGGATGGGGCTGTTGAAAAAAACCTTGACATTAAACCTGGCAAGGAATTCCCTGAACCACTGCCGGATTATCTGATATCCGCCAATGTTTCATGGGAAGTGGATATATGGAAAAAGCTGCGAAATGCTAAAAAAGCAGCAGCATTGAGGTATCTGTCCACAATTGAAGGGAAAAATTTCATGGTAACTAAGCTGATTGCCGAAATAGCCAGTTCTTATTACGAACTGATGGCGCTCGATAACCTGCTGGCAACGGTAAAAAAGTACATTGAAATACAAAAAAATGCCCTAGGAATCGTAAAACTACAGAAACAAGCAGCTAAAGCCACCGAACTGGCAGTGCGTAAGTTTGAGGCAGAGGTGCTCAAAAACCAAAGTTATCAGTACAATATTGAACAAAAGATCACGGAAACAGAGAACAGGATCAACTTTCTGGTGGGTAGATTCCCTCAGCCTATTCAGCGAAACTCTCAGGGCTATAATGGTTTGGTGCCTGACACAATGCATACCGGTCTCCCATCGCAATTATTGACCAACCGTCCTGACATTAAACAAGCCGAACTGGAGCTGGCAGCAGCAAAGCTGGATGTGAAGGTGGCAAGAGCCAGGTTTTACCCTTCTTTAGATATTATTGCAGGCGTAGGTTATGAGGCATTTGATCCGAAGTTTTTAATAAGAACGCCAGAATCCATGCTGTATAACCTGGCCGGAGAATTGTCGGTACCCCTGATCAACAGAAGAGCAATAAAGTCAGCCTACTACAATGCAAACGCAAAGCAGATACAAGCTGTTTACAATTACGAACGTACCGTTCTGAACGCTTACATTGAGGTTGTCAATAAACTGTCAAAGGTCAGTAACCTGGGAAAAACTTATGACCGGAAGGAAAAACAGGTGCAGGCGCTTACCCAGTCGATTACTATTGCAAATAAACTGTTCAAATCAGCCAGGGCCGATTATCTGGAAGTGTTAATGACCCAACGTGATGCGTTGGAAGCGAAAATGGAATTGATCGAAACAAAAGCACAGCAAATGTTCGCAATGGTTAATATTTACCAGGCGTTGGGTGGGGGGTGGAAATAA
- a CDS encoding polysaccharide biosynthesis/export family protein: MIKNTMVVFVILLIAFITSTLCCADEPKEQEYTISADDVLNINVLGHDDLKTVAKVTADGSISFPYIGTIYVKGMSLSEIEKEIAKRLASGYIKYPVVSVTPSTSKSMKFFVFGEIKNSGKYILEDNMTVLKAISAAGGITPEGFYGDVKVRRRQRNKKEYKEINIDLRGTQESGMNGDMAIEPEDIVIVERSRSFFVYGEVLKPGKFTLEEGTTVLKAISLAGGFAKYGSLDRVKILRTVPGKAEYTNIKVDMKGAVSGQVGKDIRLEPEDIVIILEGIL, translated from the coding sequence ATGATAAAAAATACTATGGTAGTTTTCGTGATATTATTAATTGCCTTTATTACATCCACTTTATGTTGTGCAGATGAACCTAAGGAACAAGAGTATACTATTAGCGCTGATGATGTGCTTAATATAAATGTACTTGGACACGATGACCTTAAAACGGTAGCAAAAGTAACAGCAGATGGTTCAATATCGTTCCCGTACATCGGAACCATTTATGTTAAAGGAATGAGTTTGTCGGAGATTGAAAAAGAAATAGCAAAAAGACTTGCCAGCGGTTACATAAAATATCCTGTTGTGTCTGTAACCCCGTCAACTTCTAAAAGCATGAAATTTTTTGTATTTGGAGAGATTAAAAATTCAGGGAAATATATACTCGAAGACAATATGACAGTATTGAAAGCTATCTCTGCGGCGGGAGGCATCACTCCCGAAGGATTTTATGGCGATGTAAAAGTCAGACGCAGGCAGAGAAATAAAAAAGAATATAAAGAAATCAATATAGATCTCAGAGGTACTCAAGAAAGCGGCATGAACGGCGATATGGCCATTGAACCCGAGGATATAGTAATTGTTGAACGCAGCAGAAGTTTCTTTGTATATGGTGAAGTTTTGAAACCTGGTAAATTTACACTTGAAGAGGGTACAACAGTTCTTAAGGCAATATCCCTTGCTGGCGGCTTTGCAAAATACGGTTCTCTTGACAGAGTCAAAATTCTCCGAACAGTTCCGGGTAAAGCGGAATACACAAACATAAAAGTTGATATGAAAGGCGCCGTGAGTGGACAAGTTGGTAAAGATATTCGTTTAGAGCCGGAGGATATAGTCATAATATTAGAAGGCATTCTTTAA